The following are encoded in a window of Streptomyces sp. SAT1 genomic DNA:
- a CDS encoding ROK family transcriptional regulator: protein MPASPSTARAINDRLALRLLQQEGPLTAGQLKQFTGLSRPTVADLVDRLTASGLITVVGESGEQRRGPNARLYGIVADRAYLAALDVRTDSVAVTVSDLLGRELAEASAPVGPDTGTGPAVEQAVTLVERAAKEAGAPRLHTVGIGAPGLIDPVSGELRDSTGLPEWHRRLVAALQERLPHARVIVENETNLAALAEQRDGAARGRDTFVLLWLGHGTGAAVVLDGALRHGASGGTGEIGFLPVPGTGGLPSATDCTGGFHSLAGSAAVVELAAEHGLTGTPSGREAAAAELVRGAVRGSSPQAGRFLDALADRLALGAASVVAVLDPGCVVLGGDTGRAGGEALAARVARRIARMSPLPTQVRPSTLGGAAVLRGALLTARDRAQEILFAPPGTTGAPVRPV, encoded by the coding sequence ATGCCCGCATCCCCGAGCACCGCCCGAGCCATCAACGACCGGCTCGCCCTGCGCCTGTTGCAGCAGGAAGGGCCGTTGACGGCAGGGCAGTTGAAGCAGTTCACCGGGCTGTCCCGGCCCACCGTCGCCGACCTGGTCGACCGCCTGACGGCCTCCGGTCTGATCACCGTCGTGGGGGAGTCCGGCGAGCAGCGGCGCGGCCCCAACGCGCGGCTCTACGGCATCGTCGCCGACCGCGCGTACCTCGCCGCCCTCGACGTGCGCACCGACAGCGTCGCCGTGACCGTCTCCGACCTGCTGGGGCGGGAACTGGCCGAGGCGTCGGCGCCGGTCGGCCCGGACACCGGGACCGGCCCCGCGGTCGAGCAGGCCGTCACGCTCGTGGAGCGGGCCGCCAAGGAGGCGGGAGCGCCCCGGCTGCACACCGTCGGCATCGGCGCGCCCGGCCTGATCGACCCGGTGTCGGGCGAACTGCGCGACTCCACCGGGCTGCCCGAGTGGCACCGCCGGCTGGTGGCCGCCCTCCAGGAACGCCTGCCGCACGCGCGGGTCATCGTCGAGAACGAGACCAACCTCGCGGCCCTGGCCGAGCAGCGTGACGGGGCCGCGAGGGGACGGGACACCTTCGTCCTGCTGTGGCTCGGCCACGGCACCGGCGCGGCGGTGGTCCTGGACGGCGCGCTGCGGCACGGCGCCTCGGGCGGCACCGGCGAGATCGGCTTCCTGCCCGTGCCCGGCACCGGCGGCCTGCCCTCGGCGACCGACTGCACGGGCGGCTTCCACTCGCTGGCGGGCTCGGCGGCGGTGGTGGAACTGGCCGCCGAGCACGGGCTGACGGGTACGCCCTCGGGCCGTGAGGCGGCTGCCGCGGAACTGGTGCGCGGCGCGGTGCGCGGCTCCTCGCCCCAGGCCGGGCGGTTCCTCGACGCCCTCGCCGACCGGCTGGCGCTCGGGGCGGCCTCCGTGGTGGCCGTGCTGGACCCCGGGTGCGTGGTGCTCGGCGGGGACACCGGCCGGGCCGGCGGCGAGGCGCTCGCCGCCCGGGTGGCCCGGCGGATCGCCCGCATGTCACCGCTGCCCACCCAGGTGCGGCCGAGCACCCTGGGCGGTGCGGCCGTCCTGCGCGGGGCCCTCCTGACGGCTCGCGACCGCGCCCAGGAGATCCTTTTCGCCCCGCCGGGCACGACGGGGGCACCGGTCCGGCCGGTGTGA
- a CDS encoding MFS transporter: MTAVVHQQREVRRARYAVAAVFAVHGSVTGSFATRVPWIQDHASVSAGQLGLALAFPALGASLAMPLAGGISHRFGARTALRGLLALWTLSLVLPALAPNLPVLCLALFVYGASSGMADVAMNALGVEVENRLGRSIMSGLHGMWSGGALVGSAAGTLAAHLGADARLHHVLAAGVLTVLGLVACTWVLDLQPAEDEEPPPRFALPPRSALLIGAVGFCAVFAEGASLDWSAVYLRHQLETSAGLAAACTTGFTLTMAVARIAGDRVVDRYGSVRTVRAGGLLAVVGGLLVVLAGHPAVAMGGFALMGLGIAVVVPLCFAAAGRSGPNPSQAIAGVATITYTSGLVAPSAIGGLAQATSLVVSFGLVTVLACGLAVFAGVLRAGDRDRPKITAPDAAVPGPRA; this comes from the coding sequence ATGACAGCAGTGGTCCACCAGCAGCGCGAGGTCAGACGCGCCCGGTACGCCGTGGCGGCCGTCTTCGCCGTGCACGGCTCGGTGACCGGTTCGTTCGCGACCCGGGTGCCGTGGATCCAGGACCATGCCTCGGTCAGCGCCGGGCAGCTGGGCCTCGCGCTCGCTTTCCCCGCGCTGGGCGCGTCCCTGGCGATGCCGCTCGCGGGCGGCATCAGCCACCGCTTCGGCGCCCGCACCGCGCTGCGCGGCCTGCTGGCCCTGTGGACGCTCTCACTGGTCCTGCCCGCCCTCGCCCCGAACCTGCCGGTCCTGTGCCTGGCGCTGTTCGTCTACGGCGCCTCGTCCGGCATGGCGGACGTCGCGATGAACGCCCTCGGCGTGGAGGTGGAGAACCGGCTGGGCCGGTCGATCATGTCCGGGCTGCACGGGATGTGGAGCGGGGGCGCCCTGGTCGGCTCGGCGGCCGGCACCCTGGCCGCGCACCTGGGCGCGGACGCCCGCCTGCACCATGTCCTGGCGGCCGGTGTGCTGACGGTCCTCGGCCTGGTCGCCTGCACCTGGGTGCTGGACCTCCAGCCGGCCGAGGACGAGGAGCCGCCGCCGCGGTTCGCGCTGCCGCCCAGGTCGGCGCTGCTGATCGGCGCGGTCGGGTTCTGCGCGGTGTTCGCGGAGGGCGCCAGCCTGGACTGGTCGGCGGTGTATCTGCGCCACCAGCTGGAGACCTCGGCCGGGCTCGCCGCGGCCTGCACCACGGGCTTCACGCTCACCATGGCCGTCGCCCGGATCGCCGGCGACCGCGTGGTGGACCGGTACGGCTCGGTGCGCACCGTGCGGGCCGGGGGCCTGCTGGCCGTCGTGGGCGGCCTGCTGGTGGTGCTGGCGGGGCACCCGGCCGTGGCGATGGGCGGGTTCGCGCTGATGGGGCTCGGTATCGCGGTGGTCGTGCCGCTCTGCTTCGCCGCGGCGGGCCGCAGCGGACCGAACCCCAGTCAGGCCATCGCGGGCGTGGCGACCATCACGTACACCTCCGGGCTGGTCGCGCCGAGTGCGATCGGCGGGCTCGCCCAGGCCACCAGCCTGGTGGTGTCGTTCGGTCTCGTCACCGTGCTGGCCTGCGGTCTCGCGGTCTTCGCCGGAGTGCTGCGGGCCGGTGACCGGGACCGTCCGAAGATCACCGCGCCGGACGCAGCAGTGCCCGGCCCGCGCGCCTGA
- a CDS encoding acyl-CoA thioesterase: MTTEAPAAPDLSYGRLVPVAVHFDDLDALGLLHNARYPLLVERAWSQLWHGHGFRFEGDWTAAGDACNAVRELRITYDAPVTRPGEYAVHLWLDRLGTTGLTYGFRFCSADGALTYASGSRVLVRLDAATLRPAPWSEGFRRAGRALLRPAR, translated from the coding sequence GTGACCACCGAAGCACCCGCAGCACCCGACCTGTCGTACGGACGGCTGGTCCCCGTCGCCGTCCACTTCGACGACCTGGACGCCCTGGGACTGCTGCACAACGCCCGCTACCCGCTGCTGGTGGAGCGGGCCTGGTCACAGCTGTGGCACGGGCACGGCTTCCGCTTCGAGGGCGACTGGACGGCGGCGGGCGACGCCTGCAACGCGGTCAGGGAACTGCGGATCACCTATGACGCGCCGGTCACCCGGCCGGGTGAGTACGCCGTCCACCTGTGGCTGGACCGGCTCGGCACCACCGGTCTCACCTACGGCTTCCGCTTCTGCTCGGCCGACGGCGCGCTGACGTACGCCTCGGGCAGCCGCGTCCTGGTCCGGCTGGACGCGGCCACCCTGCGGCCCGCCCCCTGGAGCGAGGGGTTCAGGCGCGCGGGCCGGGCACTGCTGCGTCCGGCGCGGTGA
- a CDS encoding uracil-xanthine permease family protein, whose product MDLGVRWKLHGDGRTPAPGAVVRPDERLSWPRTVGLGAQHVVAMFGASFVAPVLMGLDPNLAIMMSGVATVIFLLATRGRVPSYLGCSLSFVGVAAVIRAQGGTSATVTGAVLVVGAVLFLVGVAVQRFGARIIHAAMPPIVTGAVVMLIGFNLAPVTASTYWPQDQWTALLVMLFTGLAVVCLRGFWSRIAIFLGLVFGYGISWIFDRVFGKIHSVDGSGKLTDHWRLDLSGVGKADWVGLPSFHGPAFHWSAILVALPVVIALVAENAGHVKAVGEMTGDPLDDKLGTAISADGVASVLSTAVGGPPNTTYSENIGVMAATRVYSTAAYWAAAGFALLFGLCPKFGAVVAAIPGGVLGGITVILYGMIGLLGAQIWSNARVDLRNPLNLVPAAAGIIIGVGNVSMKFTDTFSLSGIALGTVVVITGYHALRAFAPAHLKQQEPLLDEGTSSYDAPGRPGGDAGTSAP is encoded by the coding sequence ATGGACCTCGGCGTGCGCTGGAAACTGCACGGTGACGGGCGCACGCCCGCACCCGGAGCGGTGGTCCGGCCCGACGAACGGCTGTCCTGGCCCCGCACGGTCGGGCTCGGCGCCCAGCACGTCGTGGCCATGTTCGGCGCCTCCTTCGTGGCCCCCGTGCTCATGGGCCTCGACCCCAACCTCGCCATCATGATGTCGGGCGTGGCGACCGTGATCTTCCTGCTCGCCACCCGCGGCCGGGTGCCCAGCTACCTGGGCTGCTCGCTGTCGTTCGTGGGCGTCGCCGCGGTGATCCGGGCGCAGGGCGGCACCAGCGCGACGGTGACCGGCGCGGTCCTGGTCGTCGGCGCGGTGCTGTTCCTGGTCGGTGTGGCGGTGCAGCGGTTCGGGGCGCGGATCATCCACGCCGCGATGCCGCCGATCGTCACCGGCGCCGTCGTCATGCTGATCGGCTTCAACCTGGCCCCGGTGACCGCCTCCACCTACTGGCCGCAGGACCAGTGGACCGCGCTGCTGGTGATGCTGTTCACCGGTCTGGCCGTCGTCTGCCTGCGGGGTTTCTGGTCCCGGATCGCGATCTTCCTCGGGCTGGTCTTCGGCTACGGCATCTCGTGGATCTTCGACCGGGTCTTCGGCAAGATCCACTCCGTGGACGGGTCGGGGAAGCTCACCGACCACTGGCGCCTGGACCTCTCGGGCGTCGGCAAGGCCGACTGGGTCGGGCTGCCGTCCTTCCACGGCCCGGCGTTCCACTGGTCGGCGATCCTGGTCGCGCTGCCCGTCGTCATCGCGCTGGTCGCGGAGAACGCGGGCCATGTGAAGGCGGTCGGCGAGATGACCGGCGACCCGCTCGACGACAAGCTGGGCACGGCGATCTCGGCGGACGGCGTGGCCTCCGTGCTGTCCACGGCGGTGGGCGGCCCGCCCAACACCACCTACTCCGAGAACATCGGCGTCATGGCCGCCACCCGCGTCTACTCCACGGCCGCCTACTGGGCCGCCGCCGGGTTCGCGCTGCTGTTCGGCCTCTGCCCGAAGTTCGGCGCGGTCGTGGCCGCGATCCCGGGCGGTGTGCTCGGCGGCATCACCGTCATCCTGTACGGCATGATCGGTCTGCTCGGCGCGCAGATCTGGAGCAACGCCCGGGTCGACCTGCGCAATCCGCTGAACCTGGTGCCGGCCGCCGCGGGCATCATCATCGGCGTCGGCAACGTCAGCATGAAGTTCACCGACACCTTCTCCCTGAGCGGCATCGCCCTCGGCACGGTCGTCGTCATCACCGGCTACCACGCCCTGCGCGCCTTCGCCCCCGCGCATCTGAAGCAGCAGGAACCACTGCTCGACGAGGGCACCTCCTCCTACGACGCGCCGGGCCGTCCCGGCGGCGACGCGGGGACCTCCGCGCCGTAG
- a CDS encoding DUF5995 family protein, with product MGQSARLARRPDAAGTTDTAAAVDTVLARLRASAAGPPERDGIAVFHRVYLAVAEEAARRPAAGRPATARAAAALHARLAGRYLAAVDPAAGERRAPDCWRPLLQARRHPGVRPLQFALAGLHAHTGHDLALAVVDTCAALGCEPAELEGAFERVGDLLAALEERARDDLAPGPDLLRIADPLTHLLGAWHPERARDAAWTAARTLWALRPVPELAGESARRLDAAVGLAARMMLTPLPR from the coding sequence ATGGGGCAATCGGCACGACTCGCCCGCCGGCCGGACGCCGCCGGGACCACCGACACCGCAGCCGCCGTGGACACGGTCCTGGCCCGGCTGCGCGCGAGCGCCGCCGGACCGCCGGAGCGGGACGGGATCGCGGTCTTCCACCGCGTCTACCTCGCGGTCGCCGAGGAGGCCGCCCGCCGCCCGGCGGCCGGGCGGCCCGCCACCGCGCGGGCCGCGGCCGCGCTGCACGCACGGCTCGCCGGACGGTATCTGGCCGCCGTGGACCCGGCGGCCGGGGAGCGGCGCGCGCCGGACTGCTGGCGTCCGCTGCTCCAGGCGCGCCGGCACCCCGGCGTACGGCCGCTCCAGTTCGCCCTGGCGGGCCTGCACGCGCACACCGGGCACGATCTGGCGCTCGCCGTGGTGGACACCTGCGCCGCCCTGGGGTGCGAACCGGCCGAGCTGGAGGGCGCCTTCGAGCGCGTGGGCGATCTCCTCGCCGCGCTGGAGGAACGCGCCCGGGACGACCTGGCGCCGGGCCCCGACCTGCTGCGGATCGCCGACCCGCTCACCCATCTGCTCGGCGCCTGGCACCCCGAGCGGGCACGGGACGCCGCCTGGACGGCCGCGCGGACGCTGTGGGCGCTGCGCCCGGTGCCCGAGCTGGCCGGGGAATCCGCCCGCCGGCTGGACGCGGCCGTCGGCCTCGCCGCGCGCATGATGCTCACCCCGCTGCCGCGCTGA
- a CDS encoding LLM class F420-dependent oxidoreductase gives MATRLGLGLPQNRQYDLGRDVPDVARAAEEIGYDSLWVYERALFPEPATQGLYGIEGLPWPDAYRHVAEPLVTLTLAAAATERVDLGTSVLVAPLHVPFQLARSLASLDAASGGRVIAGFGTGWSTDEYAAAGVRPIEERGRVLDEVIDVCRAVWGPDPVRHHGPVTRIDSALVGPKPARPIPVLLAAGSRKARERLVEHADGWLPTSMGIDQVAAQWHALQDLAAERGRQQPIRTVLRANARYAAKAQEGADRAHFHGSVDQIVEDLFPYVELGMQEILVDLQSTLRDAGELKDVAAELYEKARAAGL, from the coding sequence ATGGCGACCCGTCTGGGACTGGGCCTTCCGCAGAACCGGCAGTACGACCTCGGCAGGGACGTGCCCGACGTGGCGCGGGCCGCGGAGGAGATCGGCTACGACAGCCTGTGGGTGTACGAGCGGGCGCTGTTCCCCGAGCCCGCCACCCAGGGCCTGTACGGCATCGAGGGCCTGCCCTGGCCCGACGCCTACCGCCATGTGGCCGAGCCGCTGGTCACGCTCACCCTCGCCGCGGCGGCCACCGAGCGGGTGGACCTGGGCACCAGCGTGCTCGTGGCGCCGCTGCACGTGCCGTTCCAGCTCGCCCGCTCGCTCGCCTCGCTGGACGCGGCCAGCGGCGGCCGGGTGATCGCGGGCTTCGGCACCGGCTGGTCGACGGACGAGTACGCGGCGGCGGGCGTCCGCCCGATCGAGGAGCGCGGCCGGGTGCTGGACGAGGTGATCGACGTCTGCCGCGCGGTGTGGGGCCCGGACCCGGTGCGCCACCACGGCCCGGTCACCCGGATCGACTCGGCGCTGGTGGGCCCCAAGCCCGCCCGGCCCATCCCCGTCCTGCTGGCCGCGGGCAGCCGCAAGGCGCGTGAGCGGCTGGTGGAGCACGCGGACGGCTGGCTGCCGACCAGCATGGGCATCGACCAGGTGGCCGCGCAGTGGCACGCCTTGCAGGATCTGGCCGCCGAGCGCGGCCGGCAGCAGCCGATCCGGACCGTGCTGCGGGCCAACGCCCGCTACGCGGCCAAGGCCCAGGAGGGCGCCGACCGGGCGCACTTCCACGGCAGCGTCGACCAGATCGTCGAGGACCTGTTCCCCTATGTGGAGCTGGGGATGCAGGAGATCCTGGTCGATCTCCAGAGCACCCTGCGGGACGCCGGTGAGCTGAAGGACGTGGCCGCCGAGCTGTACGAGAAGGCGCGGGCCGCGGGGCTGTGA
- a CDS encoding flavin monoamine oxidase family protein codes for MTSTVPNAVEHADEQQPPITMFGPDFPYAYDDFLAHPAGLGQIPATEHGAEVAVVGGGLSGVVAAYELMKMGLKPVVYEADRIGGRLRTVGFEGCDESLTAEMGAMRFPPSSTALQHYIDLVDLRTRPFPNPLAETTPSTVVDLKGESHYAETVDDLPQVYRDVADAWGRCLEEGADFSDMNRALRERDVPRIREIWSRLVEKLDNQTFYGFLCDSEAFRSFRHREIFGQVGFGTGGWDTDFPNSILEILRVVYTEADDHHRGIVGGSQQLPLRLWEREPEKIVHWPYGTSLKSLHPGGEPRPAVTRLHRTAGNRITVTDADGDIRTYRAAIFTAQSWMLLSKIQCDDELFPIDHWTAIERTHYMESSKLFVPVDRPFWLDKDEATGRDVMSMTLTDRMTRGTYLLDDGPDKPAVICLSYTWCDDSLKWLPLSANERMEVMLKSLSEIYPRVDIRKHIIGNPVTVSWENEPYFMGAFKANLPGHYRYQRRLFTHFMQDRLPADKRGIFLAGDDISWTAGWAEGAVQTALNAVWGVMHHFGGATDAANPGPGDVYDEIAPVELPED; via the coding sequence ATGACGTCCACCGTGCCCAACGCCGTCGAGCACGCAGACGAGCAGCAGCCGCCGATCACCATGTTCGGCCCGGACTTCCCGTACGCCTACGACGACTTCCTCGCCCACCCGGCCGGGCTCGGCCAGATACCCGCCACCGAGCACGGCGCCGAGGTCGCGGTCGTCGGCGGCGGCCTGTCCGGGGTCGTGGCCGCCTACGAGCTGATGAAGATGGGTCTGAAGCCCGTCGTGTACGAGGCGGACCGGATCGGCGGCCGGCTGCGCACCGTCGGCTTCGAGGGCTGCGACGAGTCGCTGACCGCCGAGATGGGCGCGATGCGCTTCCCGCCCTCCTCCACGGCGCTCCAGCACTACATCGACCTGGTGGACCTCAGGACCCGGCCCTTCCCCAACCCGCTCGCCGAGACCACCCCCTCGACGGTCGTCGACCTCAAGGGCGAGTCGCACTACGCCGAGACCGTCGACGACCTGCCGCAGGTCTACCGGGACGTCGCGGACGCCTGGGGCCGGTGCCTGGAGGAGGGCGCCGACTTCTCCGACATGAACCGCGCCCTGCGCGAGCGGGACGTGCCGCGCATCCGCGAGATCTGGTCGCGCCTCGTGGAGAAGCTCGACAACCAGACCTTCTACGGCTTCCTGTGCGACTCCGAGGCGTTCCGGTCCTTCCGGCACCGGGAGATCTTCGGCCAGGTCGGCTTCGGCACCGGCGGCTGGGACACCGACTTCCCGAACTCCATCCTGGAGATCCTGCGCGTCGTCTACACCGAGGCGGACGACCACCACCGCGGCATCGTCGGCGGCTCGCAGCAGCTGCCCCTCAGGCTGTGGGAGCGCGAGCCGGAGAAGATCGTCCACTGGCCGTACGGCACCTCGCTGAAGTCCCTGCACCCCGGCGGCGAGCCGCGCCCGGCCGTGACCCGGCTGCACCGCACCGCCGGCAACCGGATCACCGTGACGGACGCCGACGGCGACATCCGCACCTACCGCGCCGCGATCTTCACCGCCCAGTCCTGGATGCTGCTGTCCAAGATCCAGTGCGACGACGAGCTGTTCCCGATCGACCACTGGACGGCGATCGAGCGCACCCACTACATGGAGTCCAGCAAGCTGTTCGTGCCGGTGGACCGGCCGTTCTGGCTGGACAAGGACGAGGCCACCGGGCGGGACGTCATGTCGATGACGCTGACCGACCGGATGACCCGCGGCACGTACCTGCTGGACGACGGCCCGGACAAGCCCGCCGTGATCTGCCTCTCCTACACCTGGTGCGACGACAGCCTGAAGTGGCTGCCGCTGTCCGCGAACGAGCGGATGGAGGTCATGCTGAAGTCGCTGTCGGAGATCTATCCGCGGGTCGACATCAGGAAGCACATCATCGGCAACCCGGTGACCGTCTCCTGGGAGAACGAGCCCTACTTCATGGGCGCGTTCAAGGCCAACCTGCCCGGCCACTACCGCTACCAGCGCCGCCTGTTCACCCACTTCATGCAGGACCGGCTGCCCGCGGACAAGCGGGGCATCTTCCTGGCGGGCGACGACATCTCCTGGACGGCCGGCTGGGCCGAGGGCGCCGTCCAGACCGCGCTGAACGCGGTCTGGGGCGTGATGCACCACTTCGGCGGGGCCACGGACGCGGCCAACCCGGGCCCCGGCGACGTCTACGACGAGATCGCGCCCGTCGAACTCCCCGAGGACTGA
- a CDS encoding carbon-nitrogen hydrolase family protein yields the protein MRTALLQSSGRPGSVAENLKVLDTAAGRAAEAGAGLLVTSEMFLTGYAIGDGVGRLAEPADGEAADAVAELACRHGLAVAYGYPERAGEAVFNSVQLISADGTRLAGYRKTHLFGPFEREVFTPGDEPVVQAELGGLRVGLLICYDVEFPENVRAHALAGTDLLVVPTAQMHPFQFVAESLVPVRAFENQLYVAYVNRAGQEGDFEFVGLSVLAGPDGSARARAGRGEDLLLADVDPAALAASRAANPYLSDRRPGLYGSLGIPG from the coding sequence CTGCGCACCGCCCTGCTCCAGAGCTCCGGCCGCCCCGGCTCCGTCGCCGAGAACCTCAAGGTGCTCGACACCGCCGCGGGCCGCGCCGCCGAGGCAGGTGCCGGGCTGCTGGTCACCTCGGAGATGTTCCTGACCGGGTACGCGATCGGCGACGGCGTCGGCCGGCTCGCCGAGCCCGCCGACGGTGAGGCGGCCGACGCCGTCGCCGAACTCGCCTGCCGGCACGGCCTGGCCGTCGCCTACGGCTACCCGGAGCGGGCCGGCGAGGCCGTCTTCAACTCCGTCCAGCTGATCTCCGCCGACGGCACCCGGCTGGCCGGCTACCGCAAGACCCACCTCTTCGGCCCCTTCGAGCGCGAGGTGTTCACGCCCGGCGACGAGCCCGTCGTCCAGGCCGAGCTGGGCGGCCTGAGGGTCGGCCTGCTGATCTGCTACGACGTCGAGTTCCCGGAGAACGTCCGCGCGCACGCCCTGGCCGGTACCGACCTCCTGGTCGTCCCGACCGCGCAGATGCACCCGTTCCAGTTCGTCGCCGAGTCGCTGGTGCCGGTGCGCGCCTTCGAGAACCAGCTCTACGTCGCCTACGTCAACCGGGCCGGGCAGGAGGGCGACTTCGAGTTCGTCGGCCTCTCCGTCCTCGCCGGACCCGACGGCAGCGCCCGCGCCCGCGCCGGCCGCGGCGAGGACCTGCTCCTCGCCGACGTCGACCCCGCCGCGCTCGCCGCCTCCCGCGCGGCCAACCCGTATCTGAGCGACCGCCGCCCCGGCCTCTACGGTTCCCTCGGCATTCCCGGCTGA
- a CDS encoding Repetin — protein MRVPAAAAAALAVCATGTAVAAADGGRGRPPQREAAALTGTAKLYRPLGDDITFSFDAHLAAKDTMDPLKAYGTFAFSHYLNGRGGYARGRVDCLTTGGRTAVLTGVVTDSDTPFKGRRVGITVTDDGRHDRVGYTWISEDTEKLTVPRCLGAAPFETVEPGTGDFTVLPWHPVYPTE, from the coding sequence ATGCGTGTGCCGGCGGCCGCGGCGGCCGCGCTGGCGGTGTGCGCGACGGGTACGGCCGTCGCTGCCGCCGACGGCGGGCGCGGCCGGCCGCCACAGCGCGAGGCGGCGGCCCTGACCGGCACGGCCAAGCTGTACCGGCCGCTCGGCGACGACATCACTTTCTCCTTCGACGCGCATCTGGCGGCGAAGGACACCATGGACCCGCTCAAGGCGTACGGCACGTTCGCCTTCAGCCACTATCTGAACGGCAGGGGCGGCTACGCACGGGGCCGGGTCGACTGCCTGACGACGGGCGGGCGGACGGCGGTGCTGACGGGCGTGGTGACCGACTCGGACACCCCGTTCAAGGGGCGCCGGGTCGGCATCACGGTCACCGACGACGGGCGGCACGACCGGGTGGGCTACACCTGGATCAGTGAGGACACCGAGAAGCTCACGGTGCCGCGCTGCCTGGGCGCGGCGCCCTTCGAGACCGTCGAGCCGGGCACCGGCGACTTCACGGTGCTGCCCTGGCACCCGGTGTATCCCACCGAGTGA
- a CDS encoding Lrp/AsnC family transcriptional regulator, which produces MLNELDERIVHALAEDARRSYADIGQLIGLSAPAVKRRVDRLRATGAITGFTVRVDPAALGWHTEGYVEIHCRRNTSPETIQRGLERYQEVVSASTVTGDADAIAQVFAADMRHFERVLERIAGEPFVERTKSVLVLSPLLRRYSSGSPT; this is translated from the coding sequence GTGCTGAACGAACTCGACGAACGCATCGTGCACGCCCTCGCCGAGGACGCCCGCCGCTCCTACGCGGACATCGGGCAGCTGATCGGACTGTCCGCGCCCGCCGTCAAACGGCGCGTGGACCGGCTGCGCGCCACCGGCGCCATCACCGGCTTCACGGTCCGCGTCGACCCGGCGGCGCTCGGCTGGCACACCGAGGGCTATGTGGAGATCCACTGCCGGCGCAACACCTCGCCGGAGACGATCCAGCGCGGCCTGGAGCGCTACCAGGAGGTCGTGTCCGCGTCCACCGTCACCGGTGACGCGGACGCGATCGCCCAGGTCTTCGCCGCCGACATGCGCCACTTCGAACGGGTCCTTGAGCGCATCGCGGGCGAGCCGTTCGTGGAGCGCACCAAGTCGGTCCTGGTCCTCTCCCCGCTGCTGCGCAGGTACTCCTCCGGCTCACCCACCTGA